One Formosa agariphila KMM 3901 genomic window, ATTAATGTTGCTGCAACAATAAATAAGCTAAATAGATATTTGTGTTTCATGATTTTAAGATTTAAATAATAGATGAATACTGTGCGACTTATTTGGAATGTGCTTGAATAAAATCTGTAATTAAATAGGTGTTTAAACTACCAATGTGTTCGGTGTTTAGATCTGTTACTTGAGTTTTATAGATGTGCAAATATTGAACATGTTCTTGCTTTCCAAAGTAATGTACAAATTGCCGTACTTTTTTTAAACTAAATCCTCCAATGCATGTTGGTTTATTTGTTACTTCTTCTATGGTGTTACAATCTATTTCAATTCCAATTGGTTTGTCTTCCACATAAGATAATGCCCGTTTCATTTCTTTTTTGAAAGATGTGGTTTGTCTTATTTCCATAGCATCATAAGAACTAAAATGAATATGATTCAATTTCGTTATAGTTTTTAAAATGGTATTGGAGAGGTGAATTTCTTGTAAACCAAACATAAAGTAGGTGTCTAGAAATCCTTCAGAAAATGCGTAAGTAAAGCCGTTTCTGCTGTGTCTGCCTTCTTCTGGTTTAAAATTACTATGTGTGTCTAAATTTATAGCACTTATTTGTGTGTTTGCCGCAAGTGCACTACCTTTAATATTACCATAAGCATTATTAGGACCGCCACCAATAACAATAGGTGTTTTACCTGCTTTTTTTATGGTATAAATTAAATGGGTTACATGTTTATCTATTTTAGATACAATTTTTCTAGCTTTAGAGAGTTGTTTATCTATGGAGCAATCTAACTCATTAATTTTAGTAAGTTCTTTTTCGAAACATAAATGTCCTAGAATTAATACATGCTCTGGATTAGTAAATTCGTTTTTTTGAATATTTAAGAGAGATTTTAAGGTGTCTTCCCAAATAGACGATGTTTTTCTAGTACCAAGGTTAGCGAAATCACCAATGGTTTCTGGTAATCCAATTAAAACGTATTTAACATCTAAAGTTTCCAAATGCTCGTATATATTGCAGGCTGGAGGACATAAGTGAACATGCTCTCCAAATTTAGATTCGAAAGCACGAATGTTTAAAAGTCTTGAAAGATCAGAATTGTTAAAAAAAACAAGTTTATCCATTATAAATACGGTTAATTAAAACTTAAAAATAAAGTTTTTTTTGTTTTAAGAACTTAAATTTAATATTATTAAAAATAATTAAAACCAAGAACTGAATAAGCAGTTAGAAATTAAGAAATTATAAACAAACTATGGAACAAAATACATCTAATAACGGATTAAAAGTAGCTTTAGGGATCGCTTTAGTTTTATTTTTAGGAACTGCGTTTTATACCTTCGATTTAAT contains:
- a CDS encoding arginase family protein, with amino-acid sequence MDKLVFFNNSDLSRLLNIRAFESKFGEHVHLCPPACNIYEHLETLDVKYVLIGLPETIGDFANLGTRKTSSIWEDTLKSLLNIQKNEFTNPEHVLILGHLCFEKELTKINELDCSIDKQLSKARKIVSKIDKHVTHLIYTIKKAGKTPIVIGGGPNNAYGNIKGSALAANTQISAINLDTHSNFKPEEGRHSRNGFTYAFSEGFLDTYFMFGLQEIHLSNTILKTITKLNHIHFSSYDAMEIRQTTSFKKEMKRALSYVEDKPIGIEIDCNTIEEVTNKPTCIGGFSLKKVRQFVHYFGKQEHVQYLHIYKTQVTDLNTEHIGSLNTYLITDFIQAHSK